The Flavobacterium galactosidilyticum nucleotide sequence TCTAATGTAAGGAACCATCAATTGCTGAAAAGTATACTTCCATTCGTTTCCATGCGGCTTGATGTTTCGACCAAATTTTTCGAAAGCCACTAAATGAGAAATTTCATGAATCAACGTTATCAAGAAGCGATACTTATTCAAACTTCCGTTTACGGTAATTTCATGCTTACCATTCATTCCCTTTCGATAATCACCATGGCGTGTAGCGCGCTCATTGACAATTTTCAAATGCACTCTATGGGTCACAATCAATTCAAAGGCAGGTTTTACTGCGTGATCAGGTAGATATTTCGTTAATGTTTCGCTCAAAACAAACTATGAATTATGGATTCGTAGAGGAAACCTGTAGCACTTTTCCATTGAAATATTTATTGCCTGTCAAAGTAAAATTAAAAATATA carries:
- a CDS encoding SprT-like domain-containing protein, with translation MSETLTKYLPDHAVKPAFELIVTHRVHLKIVNERATRHGDYRKGMNGKHEITVNGSLNKYRFLITLIHEISHLVAFEKFGRNIKPHGNEWKYTFQQLMVPYIRPEIFPNQILPLLARHFRNPSASSDTDATLSLALKQFDQKNDKNYVFEIPYGSVFRISNGKIFKKMAVRTKRFECIEVSSGKMYLFNPNAEVEVLPNSLQVNK